One genomic segment of Flagellimonas marinaquae includes these proteins:
- a CDS encoding heavy-metal-associated domain-containing protein: MQHTYSIKGMTCNGCASSVQEQLSKVEDVQDVQVDLEKAEATITMSRHVSMQKLEAALSDKYAIGDKEENHTTMDAPMEKSKWEQLRPLFLIFAYLFAAAILLNYQNWSFNNAMLDFMGLFYIVFSFFKFLDLKGFPESFRMYDPLAKAVPFYGKMYPFLELALGLLFLMRVQIPLALILTIVILGITTYGVTKSLLDKKSIRCACLGTALNLPMTEATFIENAIMLVMAVSMLLQF; this comes from the coding sequence ATGCAGCATACGTATTCCATAAAGGGAATGACCTGTAATGGCTGTGCATCTTCCGTACAAGAACAACTTTCTAAAGTGGAAGATGTGCAGGATGTGCAGGTGGACCTGGAGAAGGCGGAAGCAACCATTACCATGTCCCGGCATGTTTCAATGCAAAAACTTGAAGCTGCCCTTTCCGATAAGTATGCCATTGGTGACAAAGAGGAAAATCATACAACAATGGATGCACCAATGGAAAAGTCCAAATGGGAACAATTAAGACCCTTGTTTTTGATTTTTGCGTATTTGTTCGCGGCGGCCATTTTGTTGAATTACCAGAATTGGAGTTTCAATAACGCCATGCTTGATTTTATGGGCTTGTTTTATATTGTATTCAGTTTTTTTAAGTTTTTGGATCTTAAAGGTTTTCCGGAAAGTTTTAGAATGTACGATCCATTGGCCAAGGCTGTGCCTTTTTATGGAAAAATGTATCCGTTTTTGGAATTGGCACTGGGACTACTTTTTTTAATGAGAGTTCAAATACCACTTGCTTTGATTTTGACCATTGTAATTTTGGGAATCACTACCTATGGGGTAACCAAATCTTTGTTGGATAAAAAAAGTATCCGCTGTGCGTGTTTGGGAACCGCGTTGAACCTGCCCATGACCGAGGCAACTTTCATAGAAAACGCTATAATGTTGGTGATGGCAGTAAGTATGTTGCTTCAATTTTAG
- a CDS encoding heavy-metal-associated domain-containing protein, giving the protein MKKGITVFVIMLISVVGFAQDKNKKMTFEVDGKCEMCKMRIEKAALDVSGVKYATWDVASHQLSLVMDERKTNSMKIKSAIAAVGHDTKELKATQEAYDAVHPCCKYREDNTDDSSTHKKHHR; this is encoded by the coding sequence ATGAAAAAAGGAATCACAGTATTCGTAATTATGCTCATCTCCGTTGTGGGATTTGCTCAGGACAAAAACAAGAAAATGACATTCGAGGTCGATGGAAAGTGCGAAATGTGCAAAATGCGCATCGAAAAGGCCGCTTTGGACGTATCCGGAGTAAAATATGCAACTTGGGATGTGGCCTCCCACCAATTGTCGTTGGTAATGGACGAAAGAAAAACCAATAGTATGAAAATAAAGTCCGCCATTGCTGCCGTGGGTCATGATACAAAAGAATTAAAAGCGACTCAAGAAGCTTATGATGCGGTACATCCTTGTTGTAAATACAGAGAAGATAATACGGACGACAGTTCAACCCACAAAAAACACCATCGCTAA
- a CDS encoding TonB-dependent receptor: MKKYLIILCCLPFMAKAQDTVQGMVMEANPENKHLGLPGANVYWLGSPIGTMTLEDGTFSIPYSKEYNKLVISFVGFQSDTLTVNGPKSIHHWLKPSNALDEVVVEQKKEAVQKTFFSAQNVVTVNSAELLKAACCNLSESFETNPAIDVNFNDALTGTKQIQMLGLTSPYLLITQENIPMVRGASQSFGLTFTPGTWVESIQITKGAGSVVNGYESISGQINTELQKPLTDVPIFVNGYANLNGRLELNTHLNTTLSDKWSTGLYIHGNRRDSEVDNNDDGFLDNPLSNQINIMNRWQYQDLEKGWVSFINVRYLSDEKQIGQTGFDPDTDKFTTNAWGSEIDTERFDGSVKLGYVFPEMPFQSFGFQASYSHHAQDSYYGFNTYDIDHESIYSNLMFNSIIGNTKHKFKTGVSFAYDGYDELVNGNVFARSDRSAGAFFEYSYTNLAKLSLTAGARFDTHNRLGNFFTPRLHVRYTPWENGSFRGSFGIGRRAANIFAENQRMFASSRTIQLNGNGGDIYGFDAEKAVNYGLSFIQKFKLFDRPGDFSVDFYRTDFDNQIVVDWENPREVKFTNLDGDSYANSLQVELNHRVLPNVEVRTAYKFYDVKTEYQTGLQQKPLQARHRFFTNVGYNTQPKENGSQWRFDYTFNLLGEQRLPSTAANPMEYRLGEFADGYSLMNAQITKVFSDKFEIYVGGENLTNFRQYNAVLGADDPFGNYFDTTIVYAPIFGRMLYTGFRFKI; encoded by the coding sequence ATGAAAAAATATTTGATCATTTTATGTTGTCTTCCATTTATGGCTAAGGCCCAAGACACTGTTCAGGGTATGGTAATGGAAGCCAATCCCGAAAACAAACATCTGGGTCTCCCAGGTGCCAATGTATACTGGCTGGGCTCTCCCATTGGGACTATGACCCTGGAGGATGGTACTTTTTCCATTCCTTATTCCAAAGAGTACAATAAGCTTGTTATCAGTTTTGTGGGCTTTCAGTCGGACACTTTGACCGTTAACGGTCCAAAAAGCATACATCACTGGTTAAAGCCTTCGAATGCACTGGACGAAGTCGTGGTAGAGCAAAAGAAGGAGGCCGTGCAGAAAACCTTCTTTTCCGCACAAAATGTAGTTACTGTAAATAGCGCGGAACTCTTAAAGGCGGCTTGCTGTAATCTTTCGGAAAGTTTCGAAACAAATCCAGCTATCGATGTCAACTTCAACGATGCGCTAACAGGTACCAAGCAGATTCAAATGTTGGGGCTAACCAGCCCTTATTTGTTGATCACACAGGAGAATATTCCTATGGTGCGCGGTGCATCCCAATCCTTTGGCCTTACGTTTACACCAGGAACTTGGGTGGAAAGTATCCAAATAACCAAAGGGGCCGGAAGTGTGGTCAACGGGTATGAAAGTATTTCGGGACAAATCAATACAGAGCTCCAAAAACCACTCACCGATGTTCCCATTTTTGTGAATGGTTACGCTAATTTAAATGGTAGGTTGGAGCTGAACACACATTTGAACACCACCTTGTCGGATAAATGGAGTACAGGATTGTACATTCATGGTAATCGCAGGGATTCCGAGGTAGATAACAACGATGATGGCTTTTTGGACAATCCCTTATCCAATCAAATCAATATTATGAACCGCTGGCAGTATCAAGATTTGGAAAAGGGATGGGTTAGTTTTATCAATGTCCGATATTTGAGTGATGAAAAGCAGATAGGGCAAACGGGGTTTGATCCAGATACGGATAAATTTACCACAAATGCATGGGGAAGCGAGATTGATACAGAGCGTTTTGATGGTTCTGTGAAACTTGGCTATGTGTTTCCGGAAATGCCGTTCCAGAGTTTTGGTTTCCAAGCGTCCTATAGTCATCATGCACAAGACTCTTATTATGGTTTCAATACCTACGATATTGATCATGAAAGCATCTATTCCAACCTAATGTTCAACTCCATCATAGGAAATACAAAGCATAAATTTAAAACAGGGGTTTCTTTTGCTTATGATGGTTACGATGAATTGGTGAATGGAAATGTATTTGCGCGATCCGATCGTTCTGCCGGGGCATTTTTTGAATATAGTTACACCAATTTGGCCAAGTTGAGTCTTACTGCAGGAGCAAGATTTGATACGCACAATAGACTTGGAAATTTTTTCACGCCTAGGCTTCATGTGCGCTACACACCTTGGGAAAATGGAAGTTTTCGAGGTTCCTTTGGTATTGGTAGGCGTGCTGCCAATATTTTTGCCGAGAACCAGAGAATGTTCGCTTCTTCCAGAACCATACAGTTAAATGGAAATGGTGGTGATATTTATGGTTTTGATGCCGAAAAAGCGGTTAATTATGGTTTGAGCTTTATTCAAAAGTTTAAATTGTTCGATAGGCCTGGGGATTTCAGCGTTGATTTTTACAGAACCGATTTCGACAATCAAATTGTGGTGGATTGGGAGAATCCGAGGGAAGTAAAATTTACCAATCTAGATGGTGATAGCTACGCAAACAGCTTGCAAGTGGAGCTGAACCACAGGGTGCTGCCCAATGTGGAAGTGCGAACGGCGTATAAGTTCTACGATGTAAAAACGGAGTACCAAACAGGATTGCAGCAAAAACCATTACAGGCAAGGCATCGTTTCTTTACAAATGTGGGGTACAATACCCAGCCTAAGGAAAATGGTTCGCAATGGCGGTTCGATTATACCTTTAATTTATTGGGGGAACAACGTTTGCCAAGTACAGCGGCCAATCCAATGGAGTATAGATTGGGAGAGTTTGCCGATGGTTATAGTTTGATGAATGCCCAGATTACCAAAGTGTTCTCGGACAAGTTCGAAATTTATGTTGGAGGTGAGAATTTAACTAATTTTAGACAGTACAATGCCGTTTTGGGAGCAGATGACCCTTTTGGCAATTATTTTGATACCACTATAGTTTATGCCCCTATTTTTGGGCGAATGCTCTATACGGGCTTTAGATTTAAAATTTAA
- a CDS encoding HYC_CC_PP family protein, translated as MKKVFSQIISLVMAVLVLASTVSWTVDKHLCMGRVMDISFFAHAEDCGMESAIATLDSEDYQNPCCEDESFTIEGQDHLKLTWSDLDLDHQVFLVAFTQSYIDLFVPLEKLPVPNEKYPPPILIRDIHVLDQVFLI; from the coding sequence ATGAAAAAGGTTTTTTCACAAATAATATCTTTGGTCATGGCCGTTTTGGTTCTTGCTTCTACAGTCTCGTGGACGGTGGACAAGCACCTTTGTATGGGCCGTGTTATGGACATTTCCTTTTTTGCCCATGCGGAGGACTGTGGTATGGAATCTGCCATTGCCACTTTAGACTCAGAAGATTACCAAAACCCATGTTGTGAGGATGAATCCTTTACCATAGAAGGTCAAGATCATCTTAAATTGACGTGGAGCGACCTTGACTTGGACCATCAGGTATTTTTGGTGGCATTTACGCAGTCTTACATCGATCTTTTTGTTCCGTTGGAGAAACTTCCTGTTCCCAACGAAAAATACCCACCACCCATTTTGATCAGGGATATTCATGTTCTTGATCAGGTCTTTTTAATTTGA
- a CDS encoding GAF domain-containing protein produces the protein MLTSLGPKVLEIIQNGDKTVDNRLEEICELLRSNVDHYDWVGFYFKNGDKRELKLGPYAGAPTDHTTIPFGKGICGQVAESNKNFVVPDVAAQDNYIACSITVKSEIVVPLFVNGENVGQIDIDSNTLDPFTAEDEHFLEFINAEVAKIL, from the coding sequence ATGCTAACATCATTGGGGCCAAAAGTGCTTGAAATTATCCAAAACGGAGACAAAACCGTAGATAACCGACTAGAGGAGATATGCGAACTTTTACGGAGTAATGTGGACCATTACGATTGGGTAGGGTTTTATTTTAAGAATGGCGACAAGAGGGAACTAAAACTTGGACCTTATGCCGGTGCTCCCACAGACCACACTACAATCCCATTTGGAAAAGGTATTTGCGGACAAGTGGCAGAAAGTAACAAAAACTTTGTTGTACCCGATGTAGCCGCCCAGGACAACTACATTGCATGTAGCATAACCGTAAAATCGGAAATAGTTGTTCCTTTGTTTGTAAACGGGGAAAATGTAGGTCAGATCGATATTGACTCCAACACATTGGATCCATTTACTGCAGAGGACGAACACTTTTTGGAATTCATCAACGCCGAAGTGGCCAAAATTCTGTAA
- the purH gene encoding bifunctional phosphoribosylaminoimidazolecarboxamide formyltransferase/IMP cyclohydrolase, whose protein sequence is MSTAKKATSALISVFHKDGLEPIVKKLDELGVTLYSTGGTEKFIRDLGIDVVPVEDVTSYPSILGGRVKTLHPKVFGGILNRQDNDSDVSQMKEFDIPQLDIVIVDLYPFEKTVASGASEQDIIEKIDIGGISLIRAAAKNFKDVLCVSSMEDYEDFLHVITEGKGNTTLEDRKRFATKAFNVSSHYDSAIFNYFNQEKEETVLKISETKGQVLRYGENPHQKGYFFGDFDAMFTKLHGKELSYNNLLDVDAAVNLMGEFKNDDPTFAILKHNNACGLATRNTIKQAYVDALAGDPVSAFGGILISNVEIDSATAEEIHKLFCEVVIAPSYSNEALEILKGKKNRIILIQNEIELPETLVRTCLNGVLVQDKDSKTDTKEDLNPVTDKKPTSEEIEDLIFASKLCKHTKSNTIVLAKNRQLCASGTGQTSRVDALNQAIHKAKSFDFDLDGAVMASDAFFPFPDCVEIADKAGIKSVIQPGGSIKDQLSIDYCNENGLAMVMTGTRHFKH, encoded by the coding sequence ATGAGCACCGCAAAAAAAGCCACCTCTGCATTGATTTCCGTATTCCATAAGGACGGATTGGAACCTATTGTAAAAAAATTGGATGAATTGGGAGTAACCCTATATTCTACCGGAGGAACCGAAAAGTTTATCCGTGATCTCGGTATCGATGTGGTACCCGTTGAAGATGTTACCAGTTACCCCTCAATTTTGGGAGGTCGCGTAAAAACATTGCACCCAAAGGTATTCGGCGGTATTTTGAACAGACAGGACAACGACAGTGATGTTTCACAAATGAAGGAATTTGACATTCCCCAATTGGACATTGTAATCGTAGACCTTTATCCTTTTGAAAAAACCGTTGCCAGTGGAGCATCGGAACAGGACATCATCGAAAAAATCGATATAGGCGGGATTTCCTTGATCAGGGCAGCCGCCAAAAACTTTAAAGATGTACTTTGTGTATCTTCCATGGAAGATTACGAAGACTTTTTACATGTAATCACCGAAGGCAAGGGAAATACCACTTTGGAAGACCGTAAACGCTTTGCGACCAAAGCTTTTAATGTTTCTTCGCATTACGATTCTGCTATCTTCAATTACTTCAACCAAGAAAAAGAAGAAACCGTACTGAAGATTAGCGAGACCAAAGGCCAGGTTTTGCGCTACGGCGAGAATCCCCACCAAAAAGGATATTTCTTTGGCGACTTTGACGCCATGTTCACCAAGTTGCACGGCAAGGAACTATCCTACAATAACCTTTTGGACGTGGATGCCGCGGTAAATTTAATGGGTGAATTTAAAAATGATGACCCCACTTTTGCCATTCTAAAGCACAACAATGCATGTGGTTTGGCCACAAGAAACACCATTAAACAGGCCTATGTGGATGCCTTGGCCGGCGACCCAGTTTCAGCTTTTGGCGGAATTTTAATCTCCAATGTGGAGATAGACTCAGCAACGGCAGAAGAAATCCACAAGCTATTCTGCGAAGTGGTTATTGCCCCAAGCTATTCCAATGAGGCCTTGGAGATTTTGAAAGGCAAGAAAAACAGGATTATTTTGATCCAAAACGAAATTGAATTGCCTGAAACTTTGGTAAGAACCTGTTTGAACGGCGTTTTGGTCCAGGATAAAGATTCCAAAACCGATACTAAAGAAGATCTGAATCCTGTTACCGACAAAAAACCCACTTCCGAAGAAATAGAGGATTTGATCTTTGCTTCCAAATTATGCAAACACACCAAGAGCAATACCATAGTTTTGGCCAAGAACAGGCAATTATGTGCCAGCGGTACGGGCCAAACCTCAAGAGTCGATGCTCTTAACCAAGCGATACACAAAGCAAAGTCCTTTGATTTTGATCTAGATGGTGCCGTAATGGCCAGCGATGCATTTTTTCCTTTCCCGGACTGTGTAGAGATTGCGGACAAAGCAGGCATTAAAAGTGTGATTCAACCTGGCGGCTCCATAAAGGATCAATTGAGCATTGATTACTGCAATGAAAACGGATTGGCGATGGTGATGACTGGTACTAGGCATTTTAAACATTAA
- a CDS encoding rod shape-determining protein → MGFFDFMTEEIAIDLGTANTLIIHMDKVVVDSPSIVARDRVSGKIIAVGREANMMQGKTHENIKTIRPLKDGVIADFDASEKMMNMMIKSIPALKKKWFPPALRMVICIPSGITEVEMRAVRESAERVNGKEVYLIHEPMAAAIGIGLDIMQPKGNMIVDIGGGTTEIAVIALGGIVCDKSVKIAGDVFTNDIIYYMRTQHNLYVGESTAEAIKIEIGSATEDLKSPPEDKSIQGRDLLTGKPKQVHVSYREIAKALDKSILRVEDAVMETLSQTPPELAADIYNTGIYLAGGGSMLRGLDRRLSQKTDLPVYIAEDPLRAVVRGTGIALKNIERYKSILIK, encoded by the coding sequence ATGGGATTCTTTGATTTCATGACCGAGGAAATAGCTATTGACCTTGGTACTGCAAACACCCTGATCATCCATATGGACAAAGTGGTGGTCGATAGTCCTTCCATTGTAGCTAGGGACCGCGTATCAGGAAAAATAATCGCGGTTGGTCGCGAAGCCAATATGATGCAGGGAAAGACCCATGAGAACATCAAGACCATTCGGCCATTGAAAGACGGGGTAATTGCCGACTTCGACGCTTCGGAGAAGATGATGAACATGATGATCAAAAGCATTCCGGCCCTTAAGAAAAAATGGTTTCCACCGGCTCTTCGAATGGTTATCTGTATACCTTCCGGGATTACCGAAGTGGAAATGCGTGCAGTACGTGAATCCGCAGAACGTGTAAATGGAAAAGAGGTATACTTGATCCACGAGCCCATGGCTGCGGCCATAGGTATTGGACTGGACATAATGCAGCCCAAAGGAAATATGATAGTGGATATAGGCGGGGGTACTACGGAGATTGCCGTTATTGCCCTTGGAGGGATAGTTTGTGACAAGTCGGTAAAAATCGCCGGAGATGTGTTTACCAACGACATCATTTATTACATGCGTACCCAGCACAACCTATATGTTGGTGAAAGTACGGCAGAGGCCATAAAAATTGAAATTGGTTCCGCTACAGAGGACCTAAAGTCGCCGCCAGAGGATAAATCCATTCAAGGGCGTGACCTATTGACCGGTAAACCAAAACAAGTGCACGTTTCTTATAGGGAAATCGCCAAGGCGCTGGACAAAAGTATCCTTAGGGTAGAGGATGCGGTTATGGAAACCTTGTCCCAGACCCCACCAGAACTGGCAGCCGATATTTACAATACCGGAATTTATCTAGCAGGTGGCGGTTCCATGCTCCGAGGACTGGATAGAAGATTGTCCCAAAAAACAGATTTACCGGTATACATTGCCGAAGATCCCTTAAGGGCTGTGGTAAGAGGAACAGGAATTGCTCTCAAAAATATTGAACGATACAAAAGTATTTTAATAAAATAG
- the mreC gene encoding rod shape-determining protein MreC — MQRIINFVLRYRNAFLYAFFAFISLVMTIRSHSYHQSKFFNSSKWVTGSIYGAGSDVSSYFNLKDENSRLVDENRRLRKLLFNSISDTITASLDSTEMQHEVLSAKLIKNSYISPRNYVTIDKGARDGVHQDMGVITTDGILGIVENVSNKFATVQSVLNTKSNINAKIKGTEYFGSLIWDAKDYTVVQLVDIPRLVPLVVGDTIVTGGMSSIFPENVPVGTIKKYDLNDSKSFYNIDVELFSDMANIKNVYLIENKDKEEIQELEARTIE; from the coding sequence ATGCAACGCATCATCAATTTTGTACTACGCTATCGAAACGCATTTTTATATGCGTTTTTTGCGTTTATTTCTTTGGTGATGACCATTAGATCACATTCGTACCATCAATCCAAGTTTTTCAATTCATCCAAGTGGGTCACCGGCAGCATTTATGGAGCTGGTTCGGACGTTTCCTCCTATTTTAATCTGAAGGACGAAAATTCCAGACTGGTAGATGAAAACAGACGGTTGCGCAAGTTGTTGTTCAATTCGATCAGCGACACCATAACAGCATCTTTGGATTCGACCGAAATGCAACACGAAGTGCTCAGCGCCAAATTGATAAAGAACAGTTATATTTCCCCAAGAAACTATGTAACTATAGACAAGGGTGCTCGGGATGGGGTGCACCAGGACATGGGTGTCATCACAACCGATGGGATATTGGGCATTGTAGAAAATGTTTCCAATAAATTTGCAACAGTTCAAAGTGTATTGAACACAAAATCGAACATCAACGCAAAAATAAAGGGAACAGAATACTTTGGGTCACTGATCTGGGATGCCAAAGATTATACCGTGGTGCAGTTGGTAGATATTCCTCGATTGGTCCCTCTTGTTGTGGGGGACACTATTGTAACCGGAGGTATGTCGAGTATTTTTCCAGAGAACGTTCCTGTGGGTACCATAAAAAAATATGACCTTAACGATTCCAAGAGCTTTTACAATATTGATGTTGAACTCTTCAGCGACATGGCGAACATCAAAAATGTTTATCTGATCGAAAATAAGGACAAAGAAGAGATTCAAGAACTTGAGGCAAGAACCATAGAATGA
- a CDS encoding rod shape-determining protein MreD — protein MNNTVIINIFRFVLLVLTQVLIFNNLNFLGFINPMVYVIFFYWYPIKVNRAVFMLTAFLLGLTIDIFSDTLALNALASTTVAYLRPPVMRFCFGINYDFQNFSFKNTTKIQRITFMALVVLIHHLIYFFFEILSIAHILLILKNVFVTGVVTLVLCILFSSLFSPRSE, from the coding sequence ATGAACAATACGGTAATCATAAATATATTCAGATTTGTATTGTTGGTCCTAACACAGGTTCTCATTTTTAACAATCTGAATTTCTTGGGTTTTATCAACCCCATGGTGTACGTTATCTTCTTTTATTGGTACCCTATTAAAGTGAACAGGGCCGTGTTTATGCTCACTGCGTTTTTGTTGGGCCTAACAATCGATATTTTTTCTGACACCCTTGCCCTTAATGCTTTGGCCTCTACCACCGTAGCTTATTTAAGGCCGCCGGTTATGCGCTTTTGTTTTGGTATAAACTACGATTTTCAAAATTTCAGTTTTAAAAATACGACCAAGATCCAACGCATCACCTTTATGGCTTTAGTGGTACTGATCCATCATTTGATATACTTTTTCTTTGAAATTTTAAGTATTGCCCATATCCTGTTAATTTTGAAGAACGTTTTTGTGACAGGTGTTGTAACTTTAGTACTTTGTATACTGTTCAGTTCACTTTTTAGTCCAAGATCCGAATAA
- a CDS encoding peptidoglycan D,D-transpeptidase FtsI family protein: protein MKKLLLSSVVVLIGFTFIGRLSYLQLFRFSPDQILDDPAIKKVYDYPERGYIYDRHGKLLVGNQPAYDVMVIPREVKPLDTLEFCGLLGIEKAEFMSKMEKARIYSPRLPSVLVPQLSKEDYARLQEKMRHYTGFYIQKRSLRYYNTKSAANVLGYISEVNEWDLKNNPYYVAGELKGRTGIEQQYEEILRGRKGVKHIQKDRFNRDIGPYKEGKLDTLPEQGKEIHITLDKVLQEYGEKLMHGKRGGIVAIEPKSGEILAMISGPTYDPSLLVGRKRSKNYSKLHYDTISKPTWDRSILAQPSPGSPFKTLNALVGLQEGVVDANTKFRCYHGFYVGNTLRGCHCGGGVRDMNSGIYQSCNAYFAGVFRKIFDKYQTTDEGMDVWEKHMKSFGLGNFLGTDLPTGAPGRIPDKEYYDKWYGDGRWAASTIISNSIGQGEIAATPLQLANMTAAIANRGYFYTPHIIKNIGNNGAIDPKFTEPRYTTIDRKHFEPVIEGMKNVYNYGTARWVKIPDIEIAGKTGTVENFIRVDGERMQLTDHSVFVAFAPVENPQIALAVYIENGYYGSRYAGHIASLLIEKYLKGEITRKDLEKRMLEKTLEHEYAKPYSGEPFKINEYVW, encoded by the coding sequence ATGAAAAAGTTATTGTTATCATCCGTTGTTGTACTAATAGGATTCACCTTTATCGGTAGGCTTTCCTATTTGCAATTATTCCGGTTTTCACCCGATCAAATCTTGGATGACCCGGCAATCAAAAAAGTGTACGATTATCCCGAAAGAGGCTATATCTACGATCGGCACGGCAAACTATTGGTAGGAAACCAACCGGCTTATGATGTAATGGTGATTCCTCGAGAGGTTAAACCGTTGGATACTTTGGAATTTTGTGGCCTTTTGGGCATTGAGAAGGCCGAATTTATGTCCAAAATGGAAAAAGCAAGAATCTATTCTCCCAGATTGCCCTCTGTTTTGGTACCTCAATTATCCAAAGAGGATTATGCCAGGCTCCAAGAAAAAATGCGCCACTACACAGGTTTCTATATCCAAAAAAGATCACTGCGCTATTACAATACCAAAAGTGCGGCCAACGTACTCGGTTACATTAGCGAAGTTAACGAATGGGACCTAAAGAACAATCCTTATTATGTTGCCGGTGAATTAAAGGGTAGAACAGGTATCGAACAGCAGTACGAAGAAATATTGCGAGGTAGAAAAGGAGTAAAACATATTCAAAAGGACCGTTTTAACCGTGATATTGGCCCGTATAAGGAAGGTAAATTGGACACATTGCCAGAGCAGGGCAAAGAAATCCATATTACATTGGATAAGGTCCTACAAGAATATGGCGAAAAATTAATGCACGGCAAAAGAGGGGGAATTGTTGCCATTGAACCTAAATCCGGCGAGATTTTGGCCATGATCTCCGGCCCCACTTACGACCCCTCGCTTTTAGTGGGCAGAAAGCGTTCCAAAAACTATAGTAAACTGCACTACGACACCATATCCAAACCAACTTGGGACCGTTCCATATTGGCACAACCATCACCAGGATCACCATTTAAAACCCTAAATGCCCTTGTAGGATTGCAGGAAGGGGTTGTCGATGCCAATACCAAATTTCGATGTTATCATGGGTTTTATGTGGGCAATACTTTAAGAGGATGCCATTGTGGTGGCGGGGTAAGAGATATGAACTCCGGTATTTATCAATCCTGTAATGCATACTTTGCCGGTGTTTTCCGTAAAATATTCGATAAATACCAAACTACCGACGAGGGTATGGATGTTTGGGAAAAACACATGAAAAGTTTTGGACTTGGGAATTTTCTTGGCACCGATCTACCTACTGGTGCTCCTGGCCGAATACCCGATAAGGAATATTACGACAAATGGTACGGTGACGGCAGATGGGCGGCATCAACCATTATATCCAACTCTATTGGGCAAGGAGAAATTGCCGCAACGCCCTTACAGTTGGCCAACATGACGGCCGCCATTGCCAACCGCGGATATTTTTACACCCCTCACATTATTAAAAACATTGGAAACAACGGGGCCATTGACCCAAAATTTACAGAACCTCGGTACACTACCATAGATAGAAAACATTTTGAGCCGGTAATCGAAGGCATGAAAAACGTTTACAATTACGGAACGGCAAGATGGGTAAAAATTCCAGATATCGAAATAGCAGGTAAAACCGGTACCGTAGAAAATTTTATACGAGTTGATGGAGAAAGAATGCAGTTGACGGACCACTCTGTTTTTGTTGCCTTTGCCCCCGTGGAGAACCCTCAAATTGCCTTGGCCGTATATATCGAAAATGGTTACTATGGCTCTCGCTACGCAGGTCACATAGCTTCGCTGCTGATAGAAAAATACCTTAAAGGCGAGATAACACGAAAAGACCTGGAAAAGAGAATGTTGGAAAAAACGTTGGAACACGAATATGCCAAGCCATATAGTGGCGAACCTTTCAAGATAAACGAGTATGTCTGGTAA